In Nitrospira sp., one genomic interval encodes:
- a CDS encoding cobalamin B12-binding domain-containing protein — MARQAALDVLLVNPGSRTQIYQALGGTLSAIEPPVWGGLIATFLRRRGIGVDILDANAEDLLPAEVAARVEECAPRLVVVLVYGHNPSASTQAMPSAGAICRAIKEQGLPSKVLLLGGHVAALPERTLREEAADFVCDGEGLYTIMDLVAALKEDSVDWSRVRGMYYWSDGTIRKSNAAPNLERLDEEMPGLAWDLLPMDRYRAHNWHCFGFLDRRSPYASLYTTLGCPYHCSYCCIQAPFKSGEAALGYRNEVNSYRFWSPNTIMADIDRLVLQYGVRHIKFADEMFVLNRRHVIELCQLLIARQYDLNIWAYARVDSVKDGMEQLLVRAGVRWLCFGIESGSAKVRNDVLKTFEQDQIGRTIGRVRAAGINVIANYIFGLPEDDHETMQATLDLAIELNCEFANFYCTMAYPGSALYRRAVEEGWPLPDSWTAYSQHAVDSLPLPTRHLPATEVLAFRDKAFQAYFDRPAYRAMLAERFDEQAVRHVQEMTSRKLVRRPPAAAAYAARTL, encoded by the coding sequence ATGGCACGACAGGCCGCACTCGATGTGCTCCTGGTGAATCCCGGGAGCCGGACCCAGATCTATCAAGCCTTGGGAGGCACCCTGAGCGCTATTGAGCCTCCCGTCTGGGGCGGGCTCATCGCCACGTTCCTGCGTCGTCGTGGGATAGGAGTCGACATCCTCGATGCCAATGCCGAGGACCTGCTTCCTGCGGAGGTGGCCGCGCGTGTGGAGGAATGTGCTCCTCGCCTCGTCGTGGTGCTGGTCTACGGGCACAATCCCTCTGCTTCCACGCAGGCGATGCCATCGGCTGGAGCGATCTGTCGAGCCATCAAGGAGCAGGGCCTTCCAAGCAAAGTGCTGTTGTTGGGCGGCCATGTCGCGGCGCTGCCGGAACGCACCTTGCGCGAAGAGGCCGCCGATTTCGTCTGTGATGGGGAAGGACTCTACACCATTATGGACTTGGTGGCGGCCCTGAAGGAAGACTCCGTCGATTGGAGCCGCGTCAGGGGGATGTATTACTGGAGCGACGGAACGATCCGAAAATCCAATGCCGCGCCGAACCTCGAACGGTTGGACGAGGAGATGCCGGGACTGGCCTGGGATCTCCTCCCGATGGATCGTTATCGCGCCCACAACTGGCACTGTTTCGGCTTTCTCGACCGACGCAGTCCCTATGCCTCGCTCTACACCACCTTGGGTTGCCCCTATCACTGTTCGTATTGCTGTATCCAAGCTCCGTTCAAGAGCGGGGAGGCGGCTTTAGGTTATCGGAATGAGGTCAACAGTTACCGCTTCTGGTCGCCCAACACCATCATGGCTGACATCGATCGCCTAGTGCTGCAGTACGGTGTGCGCCACATCAAGTTCGCCGATGAAATGTTCGTGCTCAATCGACGGCATGTCATCGAACTCTGCCAATTGCTGATCGCGCGACAATACGACCTGAACATCTGGGCTTATGCTCGGGTCGATTCGGTGAAGGACGGCATGGAGCAGCTGCTTGTCCGCGCAGGGGTGCGGTGGCTCTGTTTCGGGATCGAGTCGGGCAGCGCGAAGGTGCGTAACGATGTGCTGAAGACCTTCGAGCAGGACCAAATCGGGAGGACCATCGGCAGGGTTCGAGCAGCCGGCATCAATGTGATCGCCAATTACATTTTTGGTTTGCCGGAGGACGACCACGAGACGATGCAGGCCACACTCGATTTAGCCATCGAACTGAACTGTGAGTTTGCCAACTTCTATTGCACCATGGCCTATCCCGGCTCGGCCCTCTACCGGCGAGCCGTAGAGGAAGGCTGGCCCCTGCCGGACTCCTGGACCGCCTACTCCCAACATGCCGTCGATTCGCTTCCGCTCCCCACGCGCCATTTGCCGGCCACGGAGGTGCTCGCCTTCCGTGACAAGGCGTTCCAGGCCTATTTCGATCGGCCGGCCTACCGGGCGATGTTGGCGGAGCGGTTCGACGAGCAGGCCGTGCGCCACGTCCAAGAGATGACATCGCGCAAGTTGGTCCGCCGGCCCCCTGCCGCCGCAGCCTATGCGGCTCGCACCCTGTGA
- a CDS encoding 1-deoxy-D-xylulose-5-phosphate synthase: MGSTKFILGMRDQFFNALYKLFQEDPQAVFITADNGAPTLDQFARDFPDRFFNVGIAEQQLIGMACGMAFEGKKVYVYAIAPFVSLRCYEQVKLDVCAMNLPIVLIGVGAGYAYDIMGPSHHTVEDVSIMRALPNLKIYSMADGTSAGELAALVHQDRSPQYIRFDRAGLPEVYAGREIDIGEGLTQLRSGSDLCIVTSGVMVHQALAAADLLRQSAGLNVGVVDVFRLKPLNGDALKQYLHKVARVVTLEEHLLAGGLGSLVAEWMIDEDLRMPTMRIGQDDRFVFDYGGRKAIWEKYGLDVGAVVARIAGWMRGESGKAVKVPRPEAHGVPQGTAY; encoded by the coding sequence ATGGGATCGACCAAGTTCATTCTGGGCATGCGGGATCAGTTCTTCAACGCACTGTACAAGTTGTTCCAAGAAGATCCCCAGGCGGTCTTCATCACGGCGGATAACGGCGCGCCGACCCTTGATCAGTTTGCCCGCGACTTTCCCGATCGGTTTTTCAACGTCGGGATTGCGGAACAGCAATTGATCGGGATGGCGTGCGGCATGGCCTTCGAGGGAAAGAAGGTCTACGTCTATGCCATCGCCCCGTTCGTGAGCCTGCGTTGTTATGAGCAGGTCAAGTTGGATGTATGCGCCATGAATCTTCCGATCGTTCTGATCGGCGTGGGGGCAGGGTATGCCTACGACATCATGGGGCCGAGCCACCACACGGTGGAAGATGTGTCCATCATGCGCGCGCTGCCGAACCTGAAGATTTACAGTATGGCGGACGGGACCAGCGCAGGCGAACTGGCGGCCTTGGTGCATCAAGATCGATCGCCGCAATATATCCGGTTCGATCGCGCCGGGTTGCCGGAGGTGTATGCCGGGCGGGAAATCGATATCGGAGAGGGGCTGACTCAGCTGCGATCCGGCAGCGACCTGTGCATCGTGACGTCGGGAGTGATGGTGCACCAGGCGCTGGCTGCGGCTGATCTCCTGCGTCAGAGCGCGGGGTTGAATGTGGGGGTGGTCGATGTGTTTCGGCTCAAGCCGCTCAATGGCGACGCGCTCAAACAATATCTGCACAAGGTGGCGCGGGTCGTCACGCTGGAGGAACATCTTTTGGCCGGCGGCCTGGGTAGTCTCGTTGCCGAATGGATGATCGATGAAGATCTTCGCATGCCGACGATGAGAATCGGCCAGGACGATCGGTTTGTATTCGATTACGGCGGCCGCAAGGCGATCTGGGAGAAGTACGGCTTGGATGTCGGGGCGGTGGTCGCGAGGATCGCCGGCTGGATGCGTGGGGAGTCTGGAAAGGCCGTCAAAGTGCCTCGCCCTGAGGCACACGGGGTCCCGCAGGGGACGGCATACTAA
- a CDS encoding transketolase: MKTAQLTAGLQGKALEMESRLRRKAQWVRSTVLEMAVKAHSGHISTAYSQTELLVALYYGGLLRFDARNPKWNGRDRFILSKGQGGIGLYPILADLGYFPLSELENFAGIGNLLGVHAEWNIPGIEVITGSLGHGLPIATGMAEAALMNRDEHLIVCFLGDAELFEGSNWEAAIYAGHRGYRNLVCIVDRNGQGVLGPTDPTDRRLASDNPRLNPLDKKFKAFGFETRVIDGHSFAEIFEAFRDVRSPKRKKPLMIIANTRKGHGASLMEGQRLWHYRVPEGADLALTRHDINNM; the protein is encoded by the coding sequence ATGAAAACGGCACAACTCACCGCCGGTTTACAGGGCAAAGCTTTGGAGATGGAAAGCCGGTTGCGGCGCAAGGCGCAATGGGTGCGCTCGACGGTCCTGGAGATGGCGGTCAAGGCGCACAGCGGTCATATCAGCACGGCCTATTCACAGACCGAACTGCTGGTGGCGTTGTACTACGGAGGCCTCCTGCGATTCGATGCCCGGAACCCGAAGTGGAACGGGCGAGACCGGTTTATTCTCAGCAAGGGACAGGGTGGAATCGGCCTCTATCCGATTCTGGCGGATTTGGGCTACTTCCCCTTGTCCGAGTTGGAAAATTTCGCCGGCATCGGGAATCTGCTGGGGGTCCATGCCGAATGGAACATTCCGGGGATCGAAGTCATCACCGGCTCCCTGGGCCACGGCCTTCCGATCGCCACCGGCATGGCCGAAGCGGCCTTGATGAATCGGGATGAACACTTGATCGTCTGTTTCCTCGGGGATGCCGAATTGTTCGAGGGGTCCAATTGGGAGGCGGCCATCTATGCCGGCCATCGCGGCTATCGAAATCTGGTCTGCATCGTCGACCGCAACGGGCAGGGCGTTCTCGGCCCGACAGATCCCACCGACCGGCGGCTGGCCTCCGACAACCCGCGCCTCAATCCGCTGGATAAGAAATTTAAGGCCTTCGGATTTGAGACCCGCGTGATCGACGGCCATTCCTTCGCGGAGATCTTCGAGGCGTTCCGCGATGTCCGCTCGCCGAAACGAAAGAAGCCGCTCATGATCATTGCCAATACCCGCAAGGGTCATGGGGCGTCGCTCATGGAGGGCCAACGCTTGTGGCATTACCGTGTGCCGGAAGGGGCGGATCTCGCATTGACCAGACACGATATCAACAACATGTGA
- a CDS encoding NTP transferase domain-containing protein: MSTGTVGNCDVIVLCGGLGTRLQPVVHDRPKPMADVHGKPFLSFLLDHWVRHGARRFIFSTGYMGDMIEAWVRAEGGSYQASFVRDPHPLGTGGALAQAFGVARSQRVFVVNGDSFCDVDPVRLLRFHLMKRAQGTLVLASPDDRTDAGDVVLGHDDRVLSMVEKPGRGPRGYFNAGVYVFERSVEKLFPAAQAWSLEREFIPRLVLESLYGFVTASPLFDIGTPERLAAFTDRMDACRTLQTP, translated from the coding sequence GTGAGCACGGGGACGGTCGGCAATTGCGATGTGATTGTCCTCTGCGGAGGATTGGGAACGAGGTTGCAGCCCGTCGTCCATGACCGGCCCAAACCGATGGCCGACGTCCACGGCAAGCCGTTTCTGTCGTTTTTGCTCGACCATTGGGTCAGGCATGGCGCGCGTCGGTTCATTTTCAGTACCGGCTACATGGGCGACATGATCGAAGCGTGGGTGCGTGCAGAAGGAGGCTCCTATCAGGCCTCCTTCGTTCGAGACCCGCATCCCCTGGGTACGGGAGGCGCCTTGGCCCAGGCGTTCGGTGTGGCGCGCAGCCAACGGGTGTTCGTCGTCAACGGTGATTCATTCTGCGACGTCGACCCCGTACGACTGTTGCGATTTCACCTGATGAAACGCGCGCAGGGCACACTGGTCCTCGCCAGTCCCGATGACCGGACCGATGCGGGAGACGTGGTGTTGGGGCATGACGATCGTGTGCTGTCGATGGTGGAGAAACCGGGGCGTGGACCGCGAGGTTACTTCAATGCGGGCGTGTATGTGTTCGAGCGGTCCGTTGAGAAACTGTTTCCAGCGGCCCAGGCCTGGTCGCTTGAGCGAGAGTTCATTCCGCGGTTGGTTTTGGAGTCTCTGTACGGATTCGTGACCGCCAGCCCCCTGTTCGATATCGGGACCCCGGAACGGCTGGCGGCTTTTACAGACAGGATGGACGCATGTCGGACGTTGCAGACACCTTAG
- a CDS encoding kinase: protein MIISRTPFRISFLGGGTDYPVWFREHGGAVLATTIDKYCYISCRHLPPFFDHRTRIAYSRIEHVNSNEEIEHPAVRGVLKYLNVHAGLEIHHDGDLPARTGLGSSSSFTVGLLHTLYALQHTMPSKAQLAQAAIHVEQDILQESVGCQDQVLAAHGGFCKLDFFSNGEIGYTPIVMRPERLAAFQSHLQLYFTGFSRIASEVAREQISCTQQRQAELFTMLQMVQEGMAILSGDRDLSDFGALLHEAWMLKRRLTSRITTPAIDEIYTTACSAGALGGKLLGAGGGGFMLLFARPEDHERIRLALPGLLQVPFRFEGLGSQIVFYQEDQLILDDVWAQNSAQAAAKLAASLMGRAA from the coding sequence ATGATCATCAGCCGGACCCCCTTTCGGATCTCGTTCTTGGGAGGCGGCACCGACTATCCGGTGTGGTTTCGGGAGCATGGCGGTGCCGTGCTTGCGACGACCATCGACAAGTACTGCTATATCAGTTGCCGTCATTTGCCTCCCTTTTTCGACCACAGGACCAGGATTGCCTATTCGCGGATCGAGCACGTCAATAGCAATGAGGAGATCGAGCATCCGGCGGTCCGGGGGGTCCTCAAGTATCTCAATGTCCACGCAGGACTGGAGATTCATCATGATGGCGACTTGCCGGCACGTACCGGGCTAGGGTCGAGTTCCTCGTTCACGGTGGGGCTGCTCCATACACTCTATGCGCTGCAGCACACCATGCCGAGCAAGGCGCAGTTGGCCCAGGCGGCCATCCATGTCGAGCAAGACATTTTGCAGGAATCCGTCGGCTGTCAGGATCAGGTGTTAGCGGCTCATGGCGGCTTCTGCAAGTTGGACTTCTTCTCGAATGGAGAGATCGGCTACACACCCATCGTGATGCGGCCCGAGCGGCTCGCGGCCTTTCAGAGTCACCTGCAACTCTACTTTACCGGATTCTCCCGCATCGCCTCAGAGGTGGCGAGGGAGCAGATCAGCTGCACTCAGCAGCGTCAAGCCGAATTGTTCACGATGTTGCAGATGGTGCAGGAGGGGATGGCAATTCTGAGCGGCGACCGAGACCTGAGTGATTTCGGCGCCCTGTTACATGAGGCCTGGATGTTGAAACGACGCCTCACCTCGCGCATCACGACGCCGGCGATCGATGAGATCTATACGACGGCCTGCTCGGCCGGGGCGTTGGGGGGAAAGCTGCTCGGAGCCGGGGGCGGGGGATTCATGCTCCTCTTCGCGCGACCGGAAGACCACGAGCGGATTCGCCTGGCGCTTCCGGGCCTGCTCCAGGTGCCGTTCCGTTTCGAGGGGCTCGGGAGCCAGATCGTCTTCTATCAGGAAGACCAGCTCATCTTGGACGACGTGTGGGCCCAGAACTCCGCGCAGGCCGCGGCCAAGTTGGCGGCATCGCTGATGGGAAGGGCGGCGTGA
- a CDS encoding SDR family oxidoreductase gives MTIGGAQVLVTGGAGYIGSVLTTRLLERGYRVTVLDNFLFRQNSLLDCCGEEGFQVVRGDCRDERLVTDLLRRADIIIPLAALVGAPLCDRDRVGATSVNFEAVQLLCKLSSPRQRIIFPVTNSGYGIGRPGVPCTEESPLRPISLYGETKVKAERAVLDRGNAITFRLATVFGVSPRMRMDLLVNDFVWRAVHDRAVTVFEGHCMRNYIHVRDVVRAFLHAIDHFDEMKDRPYNVGLDDANLSKLELCAEIKRQVPQFVYSEAPIGEDPDKRDYIVSNERLLATGFRPEWSLERGIRELVKCYTIIRTGQYANV, from the coding sequence ATGACCATAGGCGGAGCGCAGGTTCTGGTGACAGGCGGAGCGGGCTATATCGGGTCCGTGCTGACAACACGATTGCTGGAGCGCGGATATCGAGTGACGGTGCTCGACAATTTCCTCTTTCGGCAAAACAGCTTGCTGGATTGCTGTGGCGAGGAGGGGTTCCAGGTGGTCCGCGGTGATTGCCGGGATGAGCGGCTGGTGACGGATCTTCTGCGCCGGGCGGACATCATCATCCCGCTGGCGGCATTGGTCGGCGCCCCCCTCTGCGATCGGGACCGTGTCGGAGCCACCAGCGTGAATTTCGAAGCCGTGCAGTTGCTCTGCAAGTTGTCCTCGCCGCGCCAACGAATCATTTTTCCCGTCACCAACAGCGGATATGGCATCGGCCGGCCCGGTGTGCCCTGCACGGAGGAATCACCGCTACGCCCGATCAGCCTCTACGGAGAAACCAAAGTGAAAGCCGAACGGGCCGTGCTCGACCGCGGGAATGCCATCACCTTTCGGCTGGCGACCGTGTTCGGCGTCTCGCCCCGGATGCGCATGGATCTCCTGGTGAACGATTTCGTCTGGCGAGCGGTCCACGATCGCGCAGTTACGGTCTTCGAAGGTCATTGCATGCGCAATTATATCCATGTCCGGGATGTAGTGCGGGCATTCCTCCATGCCATCGACCACTTCGACGAGATGAAAGATCGTCCGTACAACGTCGGTCTGGACGATGCCAACCTCTCGAAGCTCGAACTGTGTGCGGAGATCAAACGGCAGGTACCCCAATTCGTCTACTCGGAAGCGCCGATCGGAGAAGATCCGGACAAGCGGGACTATATCGTGTCCAACGAACGTCTGCTGGCGACCGGCTTCAGACCGGAATGGTCGTTAGAACGGGGCATTCGTGAATTGGTCAAGTGCTACACCATCATTAGGACGGGGCAGTATGCCAACGTCTGA
- a CDS encoding DegT/DnrJ/EryC1/StrS family aminotransferase produces MTPHTSSAGLNPRWCLAQDTIDRQDIDRLIDWLRTYPRLTKGTVTVEFERQWSEWLGRPHSVHCNSGSSANLLMYYALLRSGRLRNNKVIVPSVGWVTSIAPAIQLGMTPIMCEADPDTFGLDLNHLEDLLKCHGAQTVLLVQVLGVPHKMEDLQRLKDRYGFYLLEDACAAIGADYKGRKVGSFGDMASFSFYFGHQMSTIEGGMVSTADKRFADLLLMLRSHGWSKDLDRGSHQDLITRYHVDDFHSPFVFYEPGFNLRSTDLNAFIGLEQLRKLDRMTTRRQEHHDRYFRLLGKRFYTQRPPEGSRAASISFGLLADSPESRRRIVRALVAEGVETRIFSAGNLGLHPFWMDRYGAASFPVADRIHHCGFFLPNHASMEEPDVEHIARVVLEAA; encoded by the coding sequence ATGACGCCTCATACCAGCAGCGCCGGCCTCAATCCACGGTGGTGCCTCGCCCAGGACACGATCGATCGGCAAGATATCGACCGACTGATCGATTGGCTGCGCACCTATCCGAGGTTGACCAAGGGCACCGTCACGGTGGAATTCGAACGGCAGTGGTCCGAGTGGCTGGGGCGCCCCCACTCGGTGCATTGCAATTCCGGCTCATCGGCCAACCTCCTCATGTACTATGCCTTGCTGCGATCAGGACGGCTTCGAAACAACAAGGTCATCGTTCCCAGCGTGGGGTGGGTGACCTCCATCGCCCCGGCGATTCAACTCGGCATGACGCCGATTATGTGCGAAGCCGACCCGGACACCTTCGGGTTGGATTTGAACCATCTCGAAGATCTGTTGAAGTGCCATGGGGCGCAGACGGTCCTGTTGGTCCAGGTGTTAGGTGTGCCCCATAAAATGGAGGATCTGCAGCGCCTCAAGGACCGGTATGGGTTCTATCTGTTGGAGGATGCCTGTGCCGCCATCGGGGCCGATTACAAGGGGCGCAAGGTCGGCTCCTTCGGCGACATGGCCAGTTTCTCCTTCTACTTCGGGCACCAGATGTCCACGATCGAAGGCGGGATGGTCTCGACGGCCGACAAGCGGTTCGCGGATCTCTTGCTTATGTTGCGCAGCCACGGGTGGAGCAAGGACCTGGATCGTGGGAGCCACCAGGACTTAATCACTCGATATCACGTCGATGATTTTCACTCGCCCTTCGTCTTCTACGAGCCGGGGTTCAACCTCCGTTCGACGGATTTGAATGCCTTTATCGGGCTCGAACAGCTCCGCAAACTCGATCGCATGACGACCAGAAGGCAAGAACATCATGATCGGTATTTCCGGCTGCTGGGCAAGCGGTTTTACACCCAGCGCCCGCCGGAGGGCAGTCGGGCCGCCAGCATCTCGTTCGGCCTGCTGGCTGATTCTCCGGAATCGAGGCGTCGTATCGTGCGCGCTCTGGTGGCGGAGGGTGTCGAAACCCGCATCTTCTCGGCCGGTAATCTGGGGCTGCACCCGTTTTGGATGGATCGCTACGGCGCCGCGAGTTTCCCCGTGGCAGACCGAATCCACCATTGCGGCTTCTTCCTGCCCAACCATGCGTCCATGGAAGAGCCGGACGTCGAGCACATTGCCCGTGTGGTCTTGGAGGCGGCATGA
- a CDS encoding DUF3391 domain-containing protein: MASTKQIPIDQVKLGMFVVGMDQPWYRTPFLFHKRLISDPNDIVQMKRHGIKEVTIDTERGTDVGQDPAPTQEAAPETPSEAPPDEKSPGPSNREDSPAQHVAAAKAAYREATAAMERVFSDLEAGTSPKLVTLKNIVGGLLNRILTHPDSMMIQLCLEQMRRFDRTLASHGMEVCILALIVAVENGCVETDRETLGVGALLHDVGYIRLPRNLYRKSSRLTEQEKSLMHQHPQLAATVLAQGDQFPESVSKIIAQHHEHADGSGYPNALKNDALSSLSQIVGLVDTYGGMITPRHGRPALLPHDAIRQLFILGEKGRFDKALVEVAIKALGVYPIGSLIKLNTNEYAVVVGLNREHRLKPRIRIIKSPEGTLYNAPLEIDLTDTDSTGPTRSIQRALDPNQEHIDVAAYVETKGQ, from the coding sequence ATGGCCTCCACCAAACAAATCCCGATCGACCAGGTCAAGCTCGGCATGTTTGTCGTGGGCATGGACCAACCTTGGTATCGCACCCCTTTTCTGTTCCACAAACGGCTGATTTCAGACCCGAACGACATCGTCCAGATGAAGCGGCATGGGATCAAGGAGGTCACGATCGACACCGAACGCGGCACCGATGTCGGCCAAGACCCAGCTCCCACGCAGGAAGCGGCTCCCGAAACGCCGTCGGAGGCACCACCGGACGAGAAGAGTCCCGGCCCTTCGAACCGAGAGGACAGCCCGGCACAGCATGTGGCTGCCGCGAAAGCTGCCTATCGTGAAGCGACAGCGGCTATGGAACGGGTGTTCAGCGACTTGGAGGCAGGCACCTCACCGAAACTGGTGACCTTGAAAAACATCGTCGGCGGGTTGTTGAACCGCATCCTCACCCATCCCGATTCTATGATGATCCAACTCTGTTTGGAGCAGATGAGGCGATTCGACCGTACCTTGGCATCCCATGGAATGGAAGTCTGCATCCTGGCACTCATCGTCGCCGTGGAGAACGGCTGCGTAGAAACTGATCGTGAGACACTCGGCGTCGGGGCGCTGCTCCATGATGTCGGGTATATCCGACTGCCCCGTAATCTGTATCGAAAATCATCGCGCCTGACCGAGCAGGAAAAATCCCTCATGCACCAGCATCCCCAGTTGGCGGCAACCGTCCTGGCTCAGGGGGATCAATTTCCCGAGTCCGTGAGCAAAATTATTGCCCAGCACCATGAACATGCCGACGGCAGCGGCTACCCGAACGCGTTGAAAAACGACGCCCTCTCTTCCCTCTCGCAGATCGTCGGATTGGTCGACACCTACGGCGGCATGATCACCCCGCGCCACGGCAGACCGGCGCTGCTCCCTCACGATGCCATCAGACAATTGTTCATCCTTGGCGAGAAGGGCCGATTCGACAAGGCCCTCGTGGAGGTGGCCATCAAAGCGTTGGGCGTCTACCCGATCGGCAGTCTGATTAAACTCAATACCAACGAGTATGCCGTGGTGGTGGGCCTCAATCGCGAACATCGCCTCAAACCACGGATTCGGATCATCAAGAGCCCGGAAGGAACCCTGTATAATGCTCCACTCGAAATCGATCTGACCGACACCGACTCTACCGGACCGACTCGATCCATTCAGCGCGCCCTGGACCCGAATCAGGAACATATCGATGTTGCCGCCTATGTCGAGACGAAGGGACAGTAA